CTATTGTCAAGATACCAAAGCCAATGGCGAAACCTATCCAGGGTTTAACCACCTCTCTAAAAAGTTTCTTAAAGAAGCTAAAAGAAGTGATGCAAGAAATTGGTTAAAAGATGTTTCATCTATTCCTTTACAA
Above is a window of Gloeocapsa sp. PCC 73106 DNA encoding:
- a CDS encoding helix-turn-helix domain-containing protein, translated to MKSRYNYRVYPTIQQKTLLSQLFGCTRVVWNDALNYCQDTKANGETYPGFNHLSKKFLKEAKRSDARNWLKDVSSIPLQ